One Cupriavidus pauculus genomic window, CAGATAGATCGACGGCCCCAGTCCCTCGGCACCATATCGCTGTTCCACGGGCCCGGCATCCACGCCATGAATACGAAAATGCTCGTAGATGGCCTTGGGATCGAACGGCTCGATACGCACGCAGAAATGATCGAGATTGCGTCCCTCGCGGCCCGGGCCGGCGCCGCCCATCCGGCCGAGCGTGCCGTCGAGCGAAATCACGTCGATCAGCGCACTGCCCGCGCGAAGCTGCGTGAGGCCGAGAGCCACCTGCTCGCGTTCCACATGGCAGCCGAGCGCTTCCACGTAGAAGCGCACGAGGCGCGGGACATCTGCGGTGCGCAGCACGAGGTGATCGAGGCCGGCAATGCGGAACATGGTGGCTCCCTTCGTGGGTGGCTTCGTGGGTGGCGGCCGGACTCAGTTGTCCGGAATCAGGCGCTTGCCGAGACTCACGGCGGCATCGGCGCCGTAGCCGAGCTTCTCGTAGAACGCCATGACGGCGTCGTTGCCCTTGCGCACGAGCAGGTTGATCTTGGGGCAGCCGCGTTCCAGCAGCAGCGCCTCGGCGCGCGCCATCAGCATGCGCCCGTACCCGCGTCCCTGCAATGCGGGTTCCACCGCCACGTAGTACACCCAGCCGCGATGACCGTCGTATCCGATCATCGCGGTGGCCACGACGCGGCCGTCGTCCTCGCCGACGAGAAACAGCTCGGGCTGCTCGGTGAGCTTGCGCGCGATATCGCGCTTCGGATCGTTCCATGGCCGCGTGAGGCCGCAGGCGTGCCAGAGGGCAATCACGGCCGCTTCGTCGGCCGGGGTGTAGGAGCGAAGTTGCATGGGACTGGTGTCGGGCCAAACCACCAGTGTACCCATGCCGGACTCAGGCGGCGCGCTGTCCCGTCTCCGGATGCCGGAACTGCTCGAGCAACTTCGCCCACCGCGCCCGCGCCGCCGCGAGGTTGTTCTCCTTCACATGGCCGAACCCGCGAATATCGTCCGGCAGATTCGCCAGCGCGACCGCGGTGTCGTGATTGGCCTGCGACAGCCCGCCAGCCAGTTCCTCGACCAGCGACCGATACTCGCCGATCAGTGCGCGCTCGGTGCGGCGTTCCTCGGTACGGCCGAAGATATCGAGCACGCCGCCACGCAGCCCCTTGAGCTTCGCAAGGATCCTGAACAGCGTCATCGTCGATGGCCCAAAGCGGCGCTTGACCAGATGTCCCTTCTCGTCGCGCCGGGCCATCAGCGGCGGCGCAAGCCAGAAGTTGAGCTGGTAGTCGCGCCCCGGCTCGCCTTCGAACTGCGCGCGCAGCTTGTCGAGGAACACGGGGTCCGTATAGAGCCGCGCCACCTCGTACTCGTCCTTGTACGCCATGAGCTTGGCCAGATTGCGCGCCACACCCTCGGTCACCGGCAGCGGCTTGCCACCCCCCACCAAAGCCGACTCCGCGGCGCGGACCCGCTGCACCACCTCGCGGTACTGCTCGGCATACGCGGCGTTCTGGTACTTCGTCAGCAGATCCACACGGCTGGCAATCAGCTTCTCCAGCAGCGCGCCCGACGACGTCGGCAGCTTCACCACGTCGCCACCCTCGGCCACGTTGCCGAGCTTGCCCGTCAGCGACAGCACATGCTCGGGGTCGTGCGCCATATGGCGGCCCCAGTCGAACGCGGCCTTGTTCTTCTCGACGGACACGCCGTTGAGTTCGATCGCGCGTTCGAGCGCTTCCAGCGTCAGCGGAATCCAGCCCTTCTGCCAGGCATAGCCGAGCACGAGCGGGTTCGTGTAGATGGCATCGCCGATCAGTGCCACGGCCAGCGCGCTCGCGTTGATGAAGTCGCACGACTCGCCCACCGCGTTGCGCAGATCCTGCTCGGCCGACAGGCCCGGGAATTGCCACTTCGGATTGCGGATGAACTCCGCCGTCGGGGTTTGCGCGGTATTGACCACCGCGCGCGTCCGGCCCGCCTGCGTCTTCGAGATGACCTCGTCGGTTGCCGAGACGATCGCATCGCAGCCGATCACGAGATCGGCCTCGCCCATCGCGATCCGCGTCGCATGCAGGTCATCGGGTCGCGCGGCAATCTGCACGTGCGAGAGCACCGCGCCACCCTTCTGCGCGAGGCCTGCCATGTCCAGTACCGTCACGCCCTTGTTCTCGAGGTGCGCGGCCATGCCGAGCAACCCGCCGATCGTCACCACGCCGGTGCCCCCCACGCCCGTCACCAGCACGCCATACGCGCGGTTCAGCGTTGGCAGCACGGGCAGCGGCAGCGCGGGCAGGCTCGACATCGAGATGCCATGCGCCTCGGGCTTGCGCACCTGCGCGCCTTCCGCCGTGACAAAGCTCGGGCAGAAGCCGTTGAGACACGAGAAGTCCTTGTTGCACGACGACTGGTTGATCTGGCGCTTGGTGCCCAGCTCGGTCTCGAGCGGCTCCACCGACAGGCAGTTCGACTTCACCGAGCAATCGCCACAGCCCTCGCACACCGCGTCGTTGATAAACGCGCGCCGTGCCGGATCGGGATACGTGCCGCGCTTGCGGCGGCGGCGCTTCTCGGTCGCGCAGGTCTGGTCGTAGATCAGGATCGTGCAGCCGGGCACCTCGCGCAGCTCGCGCTGCATGGCATCGAGCTGCTCGCGGCCATGGACCGTCACGCCTTCCGGCAGCCGGATGGCGCTGTTGTACTTCTCGGGCTGGTCCGTGACGATGACGATGCGCTTCGCGCCCTCGGCATGCACCTGGAACGCGATGTCCTGCACCGACAGCTGGCCATCGACGGGCTGGCCGCCGGTCATGGCCACCGCGTCGTTGTAGAGGATCTTGTATGTGATGTTCACACCCGCGGCAATCGACGCGCGAATCGCGAGCAGTCCCGAATGGAAGTACGTGCCGTCGCCGAGGTTGGCAAACACATGCTTGTCGCCCGCGAACGGCGCCTGCCCGATCCACGCCACGCCCTCGCCGCCCATCTGGCTGAACGTGCTCGTATTGCGGTCCATCCAGACCGTCATGTAGTGGCAGCCGATGCCGGCCAGCGCGCGCGACCCCTCGGGTACGTTCGTGGACGTGTTGTGCGGGCAGCCCGAGCAGAACCAGGGCTTGCGCTCGGCCGTCACGCGCGGCGTGGCGAGCGCGCGCTCCTTGGCTTCGATGATTGCCAGCCGCGAGGCGATGCGCGCGCGCACGTCGGCGGGCAGCTCGAACTTCTCGAGCCGCGTCGCAATCGCCTTCGCGATGATCGCCGGCGACAGCTCGTAGTGGGCCGGCAGCAGCCAGTTGTTCTGCGGAATCGACCATTCGCCGCCCGCATTGTCCTTCTCGTCGAACTTGCCGTAGACCTTGGGCCGCACGTCGTCGCGCCAGTTGTACAGCTCTTCCTTGAGCGCGTACTCCATGATCTGGCGCTTTTCCTCGACCACGAGGATTTCCTGCAGCCCTTCGGCGAACGCGCGCGCGCCGTGCGCTTCCAGCGGCCAGACGCAGCCGACCTTGTACAGGCGGATGCCAAGCTGCGAGCAGGTCTCGTTATCGAGCCCGAGGTCGCACAGGGCCTGGCGCGTATCGAGGTATGCCTTGCCACCGGTCATGATGCCGAAGCGCGCGTGCGGCGAATCGATCTCGATACGGTCGATCTTGTTGGCACGCACGTACGAGAGCGCCGCGTACCACTTGTAGTCGAGCAGCCGCGCTTCCTGCTCCAGCGGCGGATCGGGCCAGCGGATATTGAGCCCGCCCGGCGGCAGGATGAAATCCTCGGGCAGCACGATGCGCACGCGGTGCGGATCCAGCTCCACCGACGCCGACGACTCCACCACGTCGGTCACGCATTTCATCGCGACCCATAGTCCGGAGTAGCGGCTCATTGCCCAGCCGTGCAGGCCGTAGTCCAGGTATTCCTGCACGTTGGACGGAAACAGCACGGGCAGCCCGCAGGCCTTGAAGATATGCTCGGACTGGTGCGCGAGCGTGGAGGATTTGGCCGAGTGATCGTCGCCGGCAAGGACCAGCACACCGCCATGGCGCGAGGAGCCCGCCGAGTTCGCATGCTTGAACACGTCGCCGGTCCGATCGACGCCCGGTCCCTTGCCGTACCACATGCCGAACACGCCATCGAACTTCGCGTCCGGGTACATGTTGACCTGTTGCGAGCCCCAGACCGCCGTGGCGGCAAGGTCCTCGTTGAGTCCAGGCTGGAAGACCACCTCGTGCGCGGCCAGATGCTTCTTGGCTTTCCAGAGCGACTGGTCGAGCGCGCCGAGCGGGGAGCCGCGGTAGCCGGAGATAAAGCCCGCGGTATTCAACCCGGCGGCGCGATCGCGTTCGCGCTGGAGCATGGGCAGGCGTACCAGGGCCTGCGTGCCGCTGATGTAGATACGGCCGCGTTCCAGCGTGTACTTGTCGTCCAGGGAAACATTGTCGAGCGCGCGACGGATGGCGTCGCTGACCGGGGCGGTCAGGGGTGCGTTCATGAAGGCTCCTCTATGGGGCATGCTGTCGGGATCGCCGACACATCATTTATGGGGCAGGCAGGCATTGCCTCTTGTGAAGGCGCCGCGTGACTGTGTCTCTGCGCGGATGGTAGCACTGCCGCCGCGCCGGCGGTACCTTGCCATGCAGCATAAAACGGGCCAGATCCCCCATGGTTTCCCCTAAGGACAGGTCTATCGCGTGTACACTGCGTTGCATCCAAGACCGCACCACCGGGTGTCTTTCCCGAGCCAAAGATGCGCATGCGCCGCATCGCACAGACCGCCAGATTCGCCCGGCCGCTTATTCCGCAAACGACATGACCATTGTTCCCCGCCAGGGCACCGCGACCCTGGCCGTGCTGATCGACGCCGACAACGCGACGCCCGCCATCGTGGAAGGCCTGCTGGCCGAAGTCGCCAAGTACGGCGTCGCCGCCGTCAAGCGCATCTACGGCGACTGGACCAAGCCCAACCTTGCCGGATGGAAGGAAAAGCTGCTGTCGCACTCGATCCAGCCGATCCAGCAGTTCCGTTACACGGTCGGCAAGAATGCCACCGACAGCGCGATGATCATCGACGCGATGGACCTGCTGTACACGGGCCGCTTCCAGGGCTTCTGCATCGTGTCGTCCGACAGCGACTTCACGCGCCTGGCCTCCCGTATCCGCGAGCAGGGCCTGACGGTCTATGGGTTCGGCGAGCGCAAGACGCCCAAGCCTTTCGTCACGGCCTGCGACAAGTTCATCTACTCGGACGTGCTGCGCGCCGAAGTGGATGTGGAAGGTGTGGAGGGTGTCGAGGGGGTGGACGGCGCCGAGGGCGCGGTGGCACCGGCCCGCCGCCGCAACACGGGCGAACTGCGCCAGGACTCGCGCCTCGTGCGCCTGCTGCAGAGCGCCTCGAAGGCGGTGTCCGACGAGGACGGCTGGTCGACGCTGGGCGGCATGGGCAACCACATCGCCAAGCAGGCGCCCGAATTCGATTCGCGCAACTATGGCTACGGCAAGCTCTCGGAACTCGTGGCGGCCACGGGCCTGTTCGAGGTGGAGACGCGCAACGGCGGCAACAACAAGACGATCTGGGTACGCCTGAAGAAGCGCAACAAGGGTGGCGGACAGGACGTGAAACCGCCGCAGCGCCCCGTACCCGCGCCTGCGTCGGACGCCGCCTTCGGCGTCGATCTGGACGAGGTGGACCACGCGCCGGCCGTACCCGCCGCGGCGCCTGACTTCGACGACGAACCCGAATCGGATCTCGACCTCGACCTTACGCCCGAACCGGCACCGGTCACCCTGACCCCGGAAGTGGAAGAGAACGCGGGCTCGGCATCGACGCTGATTCCGGAAACCGTGGACGAGGGGGAAGACGAGGCACCCCGGCAGTCCCGCTCGCGCGGCAAGCGCACGCGGCGTCCCGAGGTGACCCTCGGCGACAAGCCCTGGCCGATCGACGCATCGGTGTTCGCGGCGCCGGGCAATACGGTGGTATCGGCCAGACCGGAAACCGCGCCGGTGGCCGAGCCCGAATCCGAGCCCGAATCCGAGCCGGCCGTCGCTCCAGCTATCGACACACCGGAAGCGGACGAGGCGGCCCCGGCCCCCGCGAGGAAGGCCCCCGCCAAGCGCGCACCGCGAAAGCGCGCCCCAAAGAAGGCGGAGGGCTCAAAGAAGGCGGAGGGCTAATCCTCAGCGCACCAGCTGGTTGATCTCGATAATCGGCATCAGCACCGCCAGCACGATCAGCAGCACCACGACGCCCATCGTCAGGATCAACAGCGGTTCGAGCAGGCTGGTCAGGAACAGTGTCCGCCGCTCGAGCTCCTGCCCCTCGCCGGTGGCGGCCCGCTCGAGCATCACCGGCAGGTTGCCGGTCGCCTCGCCCGAGCGAATCAGATGCACGAGCACGGGCGGAAACTGGTTCTGCGCCGCCAGCGCGCGCGCCAGCGACGCGCCTTCGCGCACGCGCGTGGTCGCATCATCGACGTTGGTCTTGAGCGCCTGATTGGTCAGCGTCTCGCCGGCCGCCTGCAGGCTGCGCAGAATCGGCACGCCAGCCGATACGAGAATCGCCAGCGTGCTCGCAAACCGCGCGGTGTTGTACCCGCGGATCAGCTTGCCCATCAGCGGTGCCGTCAACAGCCAGCGATGCCACGCGAGCCGGACATCGGGCTGCCGCAGCAGACTGCGGACGATCAGCGCGATGACCGCGATCACGCCCAGCGCCGCCCACCACCAGTTCCGCACGAAGTCCGACAGTGCCAGCATGACGATCGTCAGCGTCGGCAGCTTCTGCTTGGTGTTGGCGAACACGCTGACGACCTGCGGCACCACGTACGACAGCAGGAAGATCACGATCGCGAACGCCACCACCGTGACGATCGCCGGATAGGTGAACGCGAGCCGGATCTTCGAGGTCAGCGTGTTGCGCGTCTCGATATAGGTCGCCAGCCGCTCGAGCACGAGCCCCAGATGCCCCGAATGCTCACCGGCCGACACGAGCGCGCGGTAGATATCGGGAAAGTCCTTCGGATGCTGGGACAGCGCCACGGACAGCGAACTGCCGCCCATGACCTCGGCGCGAATGCCGGCGAGCAGTTCGTGCACGTACTGCCGCTCGGCCTGGTCGGCGAGCGCGCCGAGCGCTTCGTCGAGCGGCAGTCCGGACACGATCAGGCTGGCCAGCTGCCGCGTGAACAGCGCCTGCTCCTGCGTGCTGAGCCGGCGCACGAACAGCGCGCCGCCGGTCCGCTTGGCCATGCCGCTGCCCGCGAGCGGATCCACGATGATGGGCGTGAGCCCGCGCGCGCGCAGCTGGCTGCGCGCCTGCTTGGGACTGTCGGCCTCGATGACGCCGCGATCGGCGCGTCCGGCGGCGTCCGCGGCTTCGTAACGATATGCGGGCATGCTGCGTCAGGCTCCGGGGCTAATCGCGCGTGACGCGCAGCACTTCCTCGAGTGCCGTCGCGCCGCTGTCGATCCAGCGCTGCGCATCGCCACGCATCGTGTGCATGCCCTTGGCCAGCGCGGCCTGCTTGATCTCGGACTCCGGCACCTGTCGATGGATCATCGTGCGAATCTCGTCATCGACGCTCAGCAGTTCGTAGACACCCATCCGCCCCTGGTAACCCGAATTGCCGCACTTGTCGCAACCCACCGCGTGCCAGACGCGCTGCAGCGGCTTGCCCTCGGTGCGCAACACCTCGGCCTCCGCGGCGGTGACCTCGATGACCTCTTCGCGCTTGCAGTGCGGGCACAGCCGGCGTACCAGCCGCTGCGCGAGCACGCCGAGCAGCGACGACGACAGCAGGAACGGCTCGATCCCCATATCGACGAGACGCGTGACCGCCGAGGCCGAATCGTTCGTGTGCAGCGTGGCCAGCACGAGGTGGCCCGTCAGCGATGCCTGCACCGCGATCTGCGCGGTCTCGAGATCCCGGATTTCCCCGATCATCACCACGTCCGGATCCTGCCGCAGGATCGCGCGCAGGGCCTTGCCGAACGTCATGTCGATCCGCGGATTGACCTGCGTCTGACCGATGCCGTCGAGGTCGTACTCGATCGGATCCTCCACGGTCATGATGTTGGTCGTGTGCGAATCCAGCCGCGACAGCGCCGCGTACAGCGTGGTCGTCTTGCCCGAACCGGTCGGCCCCGTCACCAGCACGATGCCGTGCGGCTGGTGGATCAGGTGATCGAAATTGACGAGCGTCTCGCGCGCCATGCCGAGCTTGGCAAGGTCGAGGCGACCCGCTTCCTTGTCGAGCAGACGCAGCACCGCGCGTTCGCCGTGGCCGGTCGGCAGCGTCGAGACGCGGACGTCCACCGGACGCCCGCCCACGCGCAGCGTGATACGGCCATCCTGCGGCAGTCGCTTCTCGGCGATGTCGAGCTGCGCCATGATCTTGATCCGCGAGATCAGCGCGCCGTGAAGGGCCTTCTTGGGCCGCACCACGTCGCGCAGCGTGCCATCCACGCGGAAGCGCACCACCGAGGACGACTCGAACGGCTCGATATGGATATCGGAGGCGCCTTCGCGCGCGGCCTGCGTGAGCAGCGCATTGATCATGCGGATGATCGGCGCGTCGTCTTCGGATTCGAG contains:
- a CDS encoding VOC family protein, which translates into the protein MFRIAGLDHLVLRTADVPRLVRFYVEALGCHVEREQVALGLTQLRAGSALIDVISLDGTLGRMGGAGPGREGRNLDHFCVRIEPFDPKAIYEHFRIHGVDAGPVEQRYGAEGLGPSIYLHDPDGNMVELKGPPDLADDVP
- a CDS encoding GNAT family acetyltransferase, with amino-acid sequence MQLRSYTPADEAAVIALWHACGLTRPWNDPKRDIARKLTEQPELFLVGEDDGRVVATAMIGYDGHRGWVYYVAVEPALQGRGYGRMLMARAEALLLERGCPKINLLVRKGNDAVMAFYEKLGYGADAAVSLGKRLIPDN
- a CDS encoding indolepyruvate ferredoxin oxidoreductase family protein — encoded protein: MNAPLTAPVSDAIRRALDNVSLDDKYTLERGRIYISGTQALVRLPMLQRERDRAAGLNTAGFISGYRGSPLGALDQSLWKAKKHLAAHEVVFQPGLNEDLAATAVWGSQQVNMYPDAKFDGVFGMWYGKGPGVDRTGDVFKHANSAGSSRHGGVLVLAGDDHSAKSSTLAHQSEHIFKACGLPVLFPSNVQEYLDYGLHGWAMSRYSGLWVAMKCVTDVVESSASVELDPHRVRIVLPEDFILPPGGLNIRWPDPPLEQEARLLDYKWYAALSYVRANKIDRIEIDSPHARFGIMTGGKAYLDTRQALCDLGLDNETCSQLGIRLYKVGCVWPLEAHGARAFAEGLQEILVVEEKRQIMEYALKEELYNWRDDVRPKVYGKFDEKDNAGGEWSIPQNNWLLPAHYELSPAIIAKAIATRLEKFELPADVRARIASRLAIIEAKERALATPRVTAERKPWFCSGCPHNTSTNVPEGSRALAGIGCHYMTVWMDRNTSTFSQMGGEGVAWIGQAPFAGDKHVFANLGDGTYFHSGLLAIRASIAAGVNITYKILYNDAVAMTGGQPVDGQLSVQDIAFQVHAEGAKRIVIVTDQPEKYNSAIRLPEGVTVHGREQLDAMQRELREVPGCTILIYDQTCATEKRRRRKRGTYPDPARRAFINDAVCEGCGDCSVKSNCLSVEPLETELGTKRQINQSSCNKDFSCLNGFCPSFVTAEGAQVRKPEAHGISMSSLPALPLPVLPTLNRAYGVLVTGVGGTGVVTIGGLLGMAAHLENKGVTVLDMAGLAQKGGAVLSHVQIAARPDDLHATRIAMGEADLVIGCDAIVSATDEVISKTQAGRTRAVVNTAQTPTAEFIRNPKWQFPGLSAEQDLRNAVGESCDFINASALAVALIGDAIYTNPLVLGYAWQKGWIPLTLEALERAIELNGVSVEKNKAAFDWGRHMAHDPEHVLSLTGKLGNVAEGGDVVKLPTSSGALLEKLIASRVDLLTKYQNAAYAEQYREVVQRVRAAESALVGGGKPLPVTEGVARNLAKLMAYKDEYEVARLYTDPVFLDKLRAQFEGEPGRDYQLNFWLAPPLMARRDEKGHLVKRRFGPSTMTLFRILAKLKGLRGGVLDIFGRTEERRTERALIGEYRSLVEELAGGLSQANHDTAVALANLPDDIRGFGHVKENNLAAARARWAKLLEQFRHPETGQRAA
- a CDS encoding NYN domain-containing protein; translation: MTIVPRQGTATLAVLIDADNATPAIVEGLLAEVAKYGVAAVKRIYGDWTKPNLAGWKEKLLSHSIQPIQQFRYTVGKNATDSAMIIDAMDLLYTGRFQGFCIVSSDSDFTRLASRIREQGLTVYGFGERKTPKPFVTACDKFIYSDVLRAEVDVEGVEGVEGVDGAEGAVAPARRRNTGELRQDSRLVRLLQSASKAVSDEDGWSTLGGMGNHIAKQAPEFDSRNYGYGKLSELVAATGLFEVETRNGGNNKTIWVRLKKRNKGGGQDVKPPQRPVPAPASDAAFGVDLDEVDHAPAVPAAAPDFDDEPESDLDLDLTPEPAPVTLTPEVEENAGSASTLIPETVDEGEDEAPRQSRSRGKRTRRPEVTLGDKPWPIDASVFAAPGNTVVSARPETAPVAEPESEPESEPAVAPAIDTPEADEAAPAPARKAPAKRAPRKRAPKKAEGSKKAEG
- the gspF gene encoding type II secretion system inner membrane protein GspF, producing the protein MPAYRYEAADAAGRADRGVIEADSPKQARSQLRARGLTPIIVDPLAGSGMAKRTGGALFVRRLSTQEQALFTRQLASLIVSGLPLDEALGALADQAERQYVHELLAGIRAEVMGGSSLSVALSQHPKDFPDIYRALVSAGEHSGHLGLVLERLATYIETRNTLTSKIRLAFTYPAIVTVVAFAIVIFLLSYVVPQVVSVFANTKQKLPTLTIVMLALSDFVRNWWWAALGVIAVIALIVRSLLRQPDVRLAWHRWLLTAPLMGKLIRGYNTARFASTLAILVSAGVPILRSLQAAGETLTNQALKTNVDDATTRVREGASLARALAAQNQFPPVLVHLIRSGEATGNLPVMLERAATGEGQELERRTLFLTSLLEPLLILTMGVVVLLIVLAVLMPIIEINQLVR
- the gspE gene encoding type II secretion system ATPase GspE, with product MATDVSTQPDETDLAPGTPDALDALEPPSAVAARLVPYSFAREAGLLIAHQRPDGLEVWVSRATAPSALAEVTRVHGALRLRVLEPEALERAMSDAYNRQDGSAAQVVGEVEGEVDLSRLMQDIPAVEDLLESEDDAPIIRMINALLTQAAREGASDIHIEPFESSSVVRFRVDGTLRDVVRPKKALHGALISRIKIMAQLDIAEKRLPQDGRITLRVGGRPVDVRVSTLPTGHGERAVLRLLDKEAGRLDLAKLGMARETLVNFDHLIHQPHGIVLVTGPTGSGKTTTLYAALSRLDSHTTNIMTVEDPIEYDLDGIGQTQVNPRIDMTFGKALRAILRQDPDVVMIGEIRDLETAQIAVQASLTGHLVLATLHTNDSASAVTRLVDMGIEPFLLSSSLLGVLAQRLVRRLCPHCKREEVIEVTAAEAEVLRTEGKPLQRVWHAVGCDKCGNSGYQGRMGVYELLSVDDEIRTMIHRQVPESEIKQAALAKGMHTMRGDAQRWIDSGATALEEVLRVTRD